CGCATGAGCGGAGCAAGCTCGAAGTGCAGGTCCCGTGCGCGGGCAAGGTCGCCGGCACGGAAGGCTTCGTACATCCGCACCATCCGGCCGGGATCGACGTTTGCCGCCACCGATATCACGCCCGCGCCTCCCAGGGCGAGGACGGGAAGGGTCATCGCATCGTCCCCGGAGAGCACGACGAAGTCCTCGTCCCGCGTCCCCTCGATGATACGGGAGATCTGGGTGATGTCACCGCTTGCCTCCTTGACGGCGACGATGTTCGGGTGCCGGGCCAGTTCGATCACCAGGTCGGGCTGGAGGTTCTGCCCCGTCCGGCCGGGGACGTTGTAGAGGACGATCGGGAGATCGAGATCGGCAAGCTTCGTGAAATGCTTGACGAGCCCGGAGCGGTTCGGCTTGTTGTAGTACGGGCTGATGATAAGCGCCCCGTCCGCACCCGCATCCTGTGCCGA
This portion of the Methanoculleus oceani genome encodes:
- the dapA gene encoding 4-hydroxy-tetrahydrodipicolinate synthase; this translates as MFEGILPAIITPFHRDSGASLDIEGLRSNIESLLQRGIHGIVPCGSTGESATLTFEEHDQVIGRTVEVVNGRVPVLAGTGSNNTEEAVRLTRSAQDAGADGALIISPYYNKPNRSGLVKHFTKLADLDLPIVLYNVPGRTGQNLQPDLVIELARHPNIVAVKEASGDITQISRIIEGTRDEDFVVLSGDDAMTLPVLALGGAGVISVAANVDPGRMVRMYEAFRAGDLARARDLHFELAPLMRAMFIDTNPIPVKKAVGLIGMAAGPVRLPLDELDEAKTEQLRKVLVNHG